In Plasmodium brasilianum strain Bolivian I chromosome 1, whole genome shotgun sequence, a single genomic region encodes these proteins:
- a CDS encoding fam-l protein encodes MEKKIKILFLIKVTIFIYLNWIYHFTNDMCTFSKSRCKEHRDGGTQYIITYRLLTKCKQDKNSNYVRLNEETLNNEEHKKIYITKNEKGGKCMNKQSYKNLLNNANCHKERKKNKSFVFETNNYSRLEKKIFKELDFISFLKKNRTISSRTYENIICKRHKMLFILPATLLLLLSISFILDSFCECGLIKGLFLVFNSILEKGWKNTLRLWFHYDCSSIGSFFRYTTQVKLANNQYKTAYYYITGLFGFVAYFLPFFLLGVILISGIIYYHTKVKKYEKLKFRKI; translated from the exons atggaaaaaaaaattaagatacTTTTCCTTATTAAAGTTActatctttatatatttaaattggATATATCATTTTACCAATGATATg TGTACGTTTAGCAAATCACGGTGTAAGGAGCACAGAGATGGGGGTACACAATACATAATAACTTATagattattaacaaaatgtAAACAGGATAAGAATTCAAATTATGTAAGATTAAATGAAGAGACACTAAATAATGAAGAGCacaaaaagatatatataactaaaaacgaaaaagggggaaaatgtatgaataaacaatcctataaaaatttgttaaataatGCAAATTGCCATAAAGAAcgtaagaaaaataaatcttttgtatttgaaacaaataattattcacgtcttgaaaaaaaaatattcaaagaacttGATTTTATAAGTTTTCTTAAGAAAAATAGGACAATTAGTAGTAGAACTTacgaaaatattatttgtaaaagACATAAAATGCTATTTATATTACCTGCAAcattgttgttgttgttatccatatcttttatattagaTAGTTTTTGTGAATGTGGGCTTATAAAGGGGTTATTTCTAGTATTTAATAGCATATTAGAGAAGGGGTGGAAAAATACCTTAAGATTATGGTTTCATTATGATTGTAGTTCTATAGGTTCGTTTTTTAGGTATACTACTCAAGTGAAATTAGCTAATAATCAATACAAAACggcatattattatataacagGTTTATTTGGATTTGTAGCGTATTTCTTACCCTTCTTTTTATTAGGTGTCATACTTATATCAGGAATAATTTACTACCATacaaaagttaaaaaatacgaaaaactTAAGTttaggaaaatataa
- a CDS encoding fam-m protein, protein MEQNVKLTIAIKIASFILLTRICHFYNDVDIFNNSLCNNCNIFGKLRPRDYRLLVKNKENKDSYILSLKDNMQNNEEGKKEKSKKSKRNSLNKVQYYTEIMDYDNGIFDGKHFHFEKKWIKKKNYDYFIENNRRIRDISLKKVKFKSYGFGVTLLFLFFLLGLGYPILHHYNLLESVGGKLLSFLSTFNENINTAINASGMCIILFSIIMIILSVILIIALPKILINNEKYEKIKLMNE, encoded by the exons ATGGAACAGAACGTTAAGTTAACTATAGCTATTAAAATTGCTTcatttatccttttaacacggatatgtcatttttataatgatgtg gatatttttaacaattcATTGTGTAATAATTGCAATATTTTTGGAAAGCTACGTCCAAGAGATTATCGATTactagtaaaaaataaagaaaataaagattcatatatattaagtttAAAAGAcaatatgcaaaataatgaagagggtaagaaggaaaaaagcaaaaaatctAAAAGGAATTCATTAAATAAGGTGCAATACTATACAGAAATTATGGATTATGATAATGGAATAtttgatggaaaacattttcatttcgaaaaaaaatggataaaaaaaaaaaattacgattattttattgaaaataacAGGAGAATTCGTGATATCTCCTTAAAGaaagtaaaatttaaaagttaCGGATTTGGAGTTactttactttttctttttttcttgttgGGATTAGGCTACCCCATTTTACatcattataatttgttGGAAAGTGTAGGTGGAAAGCTCCTAAGTTTTCTATCAACTTTTAacgaaaatattaatacagCAATTAATGCGTCTGGAatgtgtattatattatttagcATAATTATGATTATATTATCTGTCATACTCATAATAGCGTTACCTAAGatcttaataaataatgaaaaatatgaaaaaatcaagttgatgaatgaataa
- a CDS encoding fam-l protein, which translates to MERKIMLLLLIKIYALVLLPWALHFKNDVSIFIKSQYENYNLGKKLENRRYRTLSKYKQDMYVHNTCLKEDIKNYVSNEKKDVTDIEKKVTTQKEKLNTVSSMIERGHKQYIKNKSCMFETKKYSHMEKKIFKELDYIDFLNNNKTISNKIFRKLVLKKYRVRFVLPLFFVLCLLVSIILDFSCGVGLIQGFIELLKHPFVGWLRPLHKALKESSLSFLFESLKGLDETKKKLVDGGLHKFYVTSFLCYMIYLIPFLILTFTLIFMVVYYHKKVKKYQKIKFRKR; encoded by the exons atggaacgaaaaattatgttacttttattaattaaaatttatgcgTTAGTACTTTTACCCTGGGCATTACATTTTAAGAATGATGTa agtatatttataaaatccCAGTATGAAAACTACAACCTTggtaaaaaattagaaaataggAGATATAGGACactatcaaaatataaacaggatatgtatgtacataatacatgtttaaaagaagatataaaaaattatgtatcaaacgaaaaaaaagatgtaactgatattgaaaaaaaggtaacaacacaaaaagaaaagttaaaTACAGTGTCATCAATGATTGAAAGAGGCcataaacaatatataaaaaataaatcgtGTAtgtttgaaacaaaaaaatattctcatatggaaaaaaaaatatttaaagaactTGATTACATAGATTTTCTTAACAACAACAAAACAAttagtaataaaattttcagaaaattggttttaaaaaaatacagagTACGATTCGTTTTACCTTTATTCTTTGTCTTATGTTTATTAGTCTCAATAATATTAGATTTTTCTTGTGGCGTAGGACTTATTCAGGGTTTTATTGAATTATTGAAACACCCTTTTGTTGGTTGGTTGAGACCATTGCATAAAGCTTTAAAGGAATCCTCGTTAAGTTTTCTGTTCGAATCCCTTAAAGGATTGGATGAGACCAAAAAGAAATTAGTTGATGGTGGTctacataaattttatgtaacaagttttttgtgttatatgatatatttaataccTTTCTTAATATTAACTTTCACCCTAATATTTATGGTTGTttattaccataaaaaagttaaaaaatatcaaaaaattaagtttagAAAAAGGTAA
- a CDS encoding hypothetical protein (Plasmodium exported protein) yields the protein MVNSEFQEQVEFNYEHNLKEKSPILEHYDNIQNNKYLPKYLEKFYSKNNSTLCHFNSNNKYDSFNYEDKINATANYKQKHSEKSTILVVPTFLGSTNIHPRYYTVNYRLRLYLLLSVEPHNNYVCYYFRL from the coding sequence ATGGTAAACTCAGAATTTCAAGAACAGGTAGAATTCAACTAtgaacataatttaaaagaaaaatctcCTATATTAGAACATTATGATAATATTCAGAACAATAAATACCTACCcaaatatttagaaaaattttactcaaaaaataattcaactTTATGCCATTTCAActcaaataataaatatgattcttttaattatgaagataaaattaatgctACTGCAAATTATAAGCAAAAACATTCAGAAAAATCTACAATATTGGTCGTCCCTACTTTTTTAGGATCAACAAATATTCATCCTCGTTATTATACCGTTAATTATAGACTTAGATTATATTTGTTGCTTTCTGTTGAAcctcataataattatgtcTGTTATTATTTTAGATTATAA
- a CDS encoding hypothetical protein (Plasmodium exported protein) has protein sequence MEKYIKLLLLIEIATSFLLSWKYYFYNDVCKFKKSVFDCCKLGKKLDRRPYRLLEQCRKENISNDVWLKEKMLYNVGCAKKDISNSRKLTKDKNKQTEGNLLDNSRYNVKPGKIKKFAYVRGDSHFEEGMSKKEEYENEFRKVAKDDLVILRKRREIFYNMVEYFNSRNSISIGIVPYCFTSIYLCLNENCKI, from the exons atggaaaaatatattaagttacttttattaattgAAATTGCTACCTCCTTCCTTTTATCgtggaaatattatttttacaatgatGTA tgTAAGTTTAAAAAATCTGTATTTGATTGCTGCAAACTTGGCAAAAAATTAGATAGAAGACCTTATCGATTACTAGAACAATGtagaaaggaaaatatttcgAATGATGTATGGTTAAAGGAAAAGATGCTATATAATGTAGGATGCgcaaaaaaagatatatctaATAGTAGAAAATTAACTAAAGACAAGAATAAACAAACAGAGGGAAACTTATTAGATAATTCAAGATACAATGTAAAGCctggtaaaataaaaaagtttgcATATGTAAGAGGAGATTCACATTTCGAAGAAGGAATGTCCAAGAAAGaagaatatgaaaatgaatttaGAAAAGTTGCAAAAGATGATTTGGTGATTTTAAGAAAGAGA AGAGAAATTTTCTACAATATGGTCGAATATTTTAACAGTAGAAATAGTATTTCCATTGGTATTGTCCCTTATTGTTTTACCAGTATTTACTTATGTCTTAatgaaaattgtaaaatataa